One part of the Ignavibacteriales bacterium genome encodes these proteins:
- a CDS encoding outer membrane beta-barrel protein yields the protein MPRCKTGLSVFEKRGEINMQLMRASSTTIFKFLIIVIGLCLSESSSAQGSPFSIQASLGASYLPMTKTSEFIQSWGYGDFKKTSMNVTGEVGFNYAFSQATSTMLKIGLLKTSSKFYPGFNEDPEAFAAWTLQMVPVSLGLECRLLKASERVFVFGSAGFGVCFSQVRQSSNYTESGEPTVPRIRRYNFPESKVTGTQATLEGSIGISLGITKSVSVVPVVDYEYALNSIKMRVEDHYGVEAFPEINVTNLRFGVGIQITL from the coding sequence TTGCCGCGCTGTAAGACCGGTCTTAGTGTTTTTGAAAAGAGAGGGGAAATCAATATGCAACTCATGCGGGCTAGTTCAACAACAATCTTCAAATTTCTGATCATCGTCATCGGCCTTTGCCTTTCGGAGAGTAGCAGTGCTCAAGGATCCCCATTCTCAATTCAGGCCTCCCTAGGAGCATCTTACCTTCCCATGACAAAGACGTCCGAGTTCATCCAATCCTGGGGATACGGAGACTTCAAAAAGACATCAATGAATGTTACGGGTGAAGTGGGATTCAACTATGCCTTCAGCCAAGCAACGAGCACGATGTTAAAGATCGGGCTTTTGAAAACGTCATCTAAATTTTACCCCGGCTTCAATGAAGACCCAGAGGCGTTTGCGGCATGGACGCTGCAAATGGTCCCTGTCTCACTTGGGTTAGAATGCAGATTGTTGAAGGCTTCAGAAAGAGTATTCGTCTTCGGCAGTGCAGGATTTGGCGTATGCTTTAGTCAGGTCCGTCAATCCTCAAACTATACAGAGAGCGGTGAACCCACGGTTCCTCGTATTCGGCGGTACAATTTTCCGGAAAGCAAGGTCACGGGGACGCAAGCCACACTTGAAGGTTCAATTGGGATATCCCTCGGGATCACAAAATCAGTTTCGGTAGTACCAGTTGTCGATTATGAGTATGCACTTAACAGTATCAAAATGCGGGTTGAAGACCATTATGGGGTAGAAGCGTTTCCAGAAATCAACGTAACCAATCTTAGGTTTGGAGTAGGAATACAAATCACGTTATGA
- a CDS encoding IS3 family transposase (programmed frameshift) — MARKKHTAEQIIAKLHEVEVLQSQGKSVAEAVRQVAISEMTYYKWRKEYGGLRVDQARRLKELEQENQRLRKVVAEQTIDISILKEAAPGKLLSPDKKRRAAREVQDALGCSERRVCKVLEQPRSTQRLDPIVSKMNQQLTERITDLAVDYGRYGYRRITTLLREEGWHVNHKRVECIWRREGLKVPQRQPKRRRLWLGDGSCIRLRATHRDHVWSYDFVADRTSEGRKMRMLNIIDEYTRECLVIRIDRKITASDVIETLKELFVTRGVPEHIRSDNGPEFVAELVREWLQLLGVKTLFIEPGSPWQNGYIESFNGRFRDELLNGEIFDTLTEARVVTERWRRHYNNYRPHSSLNYRPPAPESFYQLRLASA; from the exons ATGGCACGGAAGAAACACACGGCAGAACAGATCATTGCGAAGCTCCATGAAGTTGAGGTCCTTCAGAGCCAAGGCAAGTCAGTCGCAGAAGCCGTTCGTCAGGTAGCAATCAGTGAGATGACATACTACAAGTGGCGGAAAGAGTACGGGGGGTTGAGGGTTGACCAAGCCAGGCGTCTCAAAGAGCTTGAACAAGAGAACCAGAGACTCCGGAAGGTAGTAGCGGAACAGACGATCGATATCTCCATCCTGAAGGAAGCCGCCC CGGGGAAACTTCTGAGCCCGGACAAGAAGCGCCGGGCAGCCAGAGAAGTGCAGGATGCGCTGGGTTGTTCTGAACGGCGTGTGTGCAAAGTTCTTGAGCAGCCGCGTTCGACGCAACGCCTGGATCCAATCGTGTCGAAGATGAACCAGCAACTGACCGAACGGATCACGGATCTCGCTGTAGATTACGGTCGGTATGGATATCGTCGTATCACGACTCTGTTGCGCGAGGAAGGCTGGCATGTGAACCACAAGCGTGTGGAGTGCATATGGCGCCGGGAAGGGCTGAAAGTGCCGCAACGGCAACCCAAACGCCGACGATTGTGGCTGGGCGACGGCTCTTGTATCAGGCTTCGTGCAACACATCGGGATCATGTCTGGAGTTACGACTTTGTTGCCGACAGGACAAGCGAAGGACGGAAGATGCGGATGCTGAACATTATCGATGAATACACCCGTGAGTGTCTGGTGATCCGCATTGACCGAAAGATCACGGCCAGTGATGTCATCGAAACGCTGAAGGAGTTGTTCGTTACGAGGGGAGTGCCGGAGCATATCCGATCGGATAACGGCCCGGAGTTCGTTGCGGAGCTGGTTCGGGAATGGCTTCAACTGCTTGGTGTGAAGACTTTGTTTATCGAACCAGGCAGTCCCTGGCAAAACGGTTACATCGAATCATTCAACGGCAGGTTCAGAGATGAGTTGCTCAACGGAGAGATCTTTGATACATTGACCGAAGCGAGAGTTGTTACAGAACGATGGAGAAGACACTACAACAACTA